From Eubalaena glacialis isolate mEubGla1 chromosome 5, mEubGla1.1.hap2.+ XY, whole genome shotgun sequence, one genomic window encodes:
- the LOC133092382 gene encoding MICOS complex subunit MIC27 → MAAVSMGKLTTMPAALICASISVHAAKEEESRKHLVKPEQLPVYTAPPLQSKYVDEQPGHLQMGFASIRTATGRYIGWCKGVYVFVKYGIMDTVQFGKDAYIYLKNPPRDFLPKIGVITVSGLAGFISARKGSRFKRIAYPLGLATLGATVCYPVQSVIIAKVTGKKAYATSQQIYEAVKSLWTKNNKKESLPEPKEKTKLGSSDEIEIPAKTTHNLKHSVPLSAELSSETKTKSESTSGATQFMPDPKLMDHGQSHPEDVDMYSTRS, encoded by the coding sequence ATGGCGGCCGTTAGCATGGGAAAGCTGACAACCATGCCAGCAGCTCTAATATGTGCATCTATAAGTGTGCATGCGGCCAAAGAAGAGGAGTCCAGAAAGCATCTAGTGAAACCAGAGCAGCTCCCCGTATATACTGCACCACCTCTCCAGTCTAAATATGTTGATGAGCAGCCTGGTCATTTACAAATGGGCTTTGCGTCCATTCGCACTGCAACTGGTCGTTATATTGGCTGGTGCAAGGGTGTTTATGTCTTCGTGAAATATGGGATAATGGATACAGTACAATTTGGAAAAGATGCATATATCTATTTGAAGAATCCACCTCGAGATTTTCTTCCGAAAATTGGAGTGATTACAGTTTCAGGATTGGCAGGCTTCATTTCAGCAAGAAAAGGTTCTAGGTTTAAGAGAATTGCTTATCCACTGGGACTGGCCACTTTAGGAGCAACTGTTTGCTACCCTGTTCAATCAGTAATAATTGCAAAGGTAACTGGGAAAAAGGCATATGCTACAAGCCAGCAAATTTATGAAGCAGTTAAATCATTGtggacaaaaaacaacaaaaaagagtcaCTTCCTGAACCTAAAGAAAAAACTAAGCTAGGAAGCTCTGATGAAATAGAAATACCTGCAAAAACAACTCACAACCTGAAACATTCAGTGCCTTTGTCAGCAGAACTCAGCTCTGAAACAAAGACCAAATCAGAATCCACCTCAGGTGCTACACAGTTTATGCCTGACCCCAAGCTCATGGATCACGGGCAGTCCCATCCAGAAGATGTAGATATGTACAGCACTAGAAGCTGA